Within the Corynebacterium afermentans subsp. lipophilum genome, the region TGTCCGTTCCAGCTGCGGTCGTCTCGACTTCCAGCACACCGGCGGAGTTGATCGCTCCCGCGGGCACCTCGTCGCCGGGCGCAACCTCCTCCGGAATGGATTCTCCGGTGATCGCTGAGGTGTCAAGGCTGGAGCGCCCAGACCGAATGATGCCGTCCGTGGCGATCCGCTCTCCGGGGCGCACGAGCATAAGCTCGCCAGCCGCGAGGTCCTTCGCTGCGACCTCGACCGCCGTGCCGTCGCGCAGCACCGTCGCGGTCTGCGGTACCAACTTCAACAGTGCCCGCAGTCCGCCCTGCGCCCGGTCCATCGCCTTGTCTTCCAGCGCCTCGGCGATCGAGTACAGGAACGCTAGCGCCGCGGCCTCTCCGACGTAACCGAGGATTACCGCGCCGACCGCGCTGATGGTCATCAGCAAACCAATGCCGAGCTTGCGCTTCGTGACAAGGTTTCGGATCGCGTCGGGCGCGAACGTATACGCCCCTAGCAGCAGGCCGCCCCAGAACAGTACTGTCGCGGGTGTCTCTAGCCCGGACCAGCCCAGCGCCAGGCCTATGCAGAGGGCTACGCCGGAGAAGATCGGCAGTAGCAACTCGGGGTCCTTCCACCATGGCCGATCGAGTTCTTCGATCTCCGTGGCGGGTTCGTGTTCGCATCCACACGCCGAACTCATGCGTCCGCTCCCTTCTCGCCGCAGCCGGGCACCGAGCACTCAGGGTCGATGCACGGGGCGTTTTCGTCGACAGCCAACGTCGCGTTCACCAGCGCGTTGAGCGCTGCCGCGAGGTGCGGATCGGCGATTTCGTAGCGTGTCTTTCGGCCCTCCGGCTCGGCAACGACGATGCCGCAGTCACGCAGGCAGGTCAGGTGGTTCGAGACGTTTGAGCGGGTCAGGCCCAGGTCGCGCGAAAGTACGGCCGGGTAGCTCGGGCCGTCGAGTAGTGTCATCAGGATTCTGGAACGCGTCGGATCCGCCATGGCCCGGCCGAGCCGGTTCATGACGTCGAGGCGTGAAGCAATAGTCAGCATGTGCTGAACAATACATCGTGTGCTGAACTATTCAAAGTGTGCTGAACTGACAGTTACGCGAAGGTCCTGCGACCTGCAAGAATTAGTCGATGGGATAGCAGATGACTGATCCTTTGTGGTTCGGCTGCCACCCAACGCGGGAGCGACGTGGGTGGCGAGGTTCTCGAGAAAGTTACTTTGCAACTACATACCGTGGAGTTCAAGTTCAATGTGTAACTAGGCCTCGGGGCTGCCCACGCAGAACTCGTTGCCTTCCGGATCCTGCATCACGGTCCATACGAGTCCTGGCGCCTCGTGGGTGGTGAGTTCGGTAGCGCCCAAGTCTGTGAGGCGCTCCACTAAGGTTTCGCGTTCCGCCCCGCCAACGTCGATATGCATGCGGTTCTTGCCAGGCGTGGGATCCTCGACGCGCTGAAACCCTAGCGCTGGAGTCGAATCAACCATCACGAAATCGCCGTAATCCGCGGCGATTTCGCAGCCGGCTGCGGCTGACCAGAACTCGGCGAGCCTAGACGGATCGTGACAGTCGAAGGTAATTTGCCGGATAGTGAGGTTCGGGTCGCTCATGAGCATCATTATGGGGGCGGGGCTTAGAAAGTGCAGCCTGGTCTCCAGGCGGGGACTCAGCCTTCCGGCGTAGTGGAGCGTTTTGAATCGCGAGGGTCACTCCCGCGAGAGCGTAAGAACTCGATCTCGTAGCCATTTTCGGCTTCGGTGACCCAAGCATCAACCTGATCTTCACTGATCGGCTTCCCGTTTATTGTCTTCACGGTAATCACCGTAATGCGGAGCTTGCGACGGTGTGGTTGCGTAAAGTGGGTGTGCATTTGCATTCGGGTGAGCACAAACTTAACGTTGTGCGTTATTGACGCTTCGCGTTATGGGGGATAGGGTGAGACATGATCCAGTCGTTCGCTGACAAGGACACTGAGCGTCTGTGGAATCGAGAGCGGGTTCGCTCGATCGATTCCCGCATTCACTCAGTAGCGCTGCGCAAGCTTCGCCAGCTTGGGTACGCGCAGACGCTTGATGAGTTACGGATTCCCCCGGGGAACCGGCTCGAGGCGTTGAAAGGTGACCGGCGGGGTCAGTTCAGCATTCGAATCAACGACCAGTGGCGGATCTGTTTTCGGTGGTCCGCCGCGGGGCCAGAGGAGGTTGAGATCGTTGACTACCACTGACAAGCTCCCTCCGGTTCATCCGGGTGAGATCCTTATGGAGGACTTTCTCAAGGAAATGGAGATCACCCAGCACAAGCTGGCCGTCTCCATCGGCGTTCCGCCCCGCCGGATCAACGAAATTGTTCACGGTAAGCGCGCTGTAACGGCTGACACGGCCCTTCGTCTAGCGAAGTTTTTCGAGATGAGCCCCCAATTCTGGCTCGGGTTACAGGCCCAGTACGACCTGGATGTGGCAGAAGACAAAATCCTGGCGGAAATCGAACGGATTCAGCCGTTCCAGGCTGCCTCGGCGTAGCAGGTCAGCGACTCTAAATGCGTCGAGCCATGTCGGGGTAGTAGACGACAACCCCATCTTCGTCTACTTCGAGCTCTACATCGACTCCTCGTGTTCCGCTTGCGTAGCGAACTTTGTGTGAGTCGATTGAACTGTAGTACTGATCCGAGGCGATCACCTGGAGGGAAGGCATATCAATCCAGGCCATGATGAGCGGAGTCTTGGAGACATCTTCTTCGAGCAACCCGAGGCGCCGGATGGGCATCGTGTTTGTCAATGGGCATAGTCCGAGATCACAGTCCAGTGCAGTTTCAAGATCAGCTGGTTGCACAATGCCAGGGGATGGGAGACCGTTCGGCTGGGTACCCGATTCTTTAGTAGTCGATGTCCACTCGCCATCTTTGGTCCGTGTGAGCTCAAGGTGGCGCTCCCAACCGTCGCCCACGACGTTGACCTCCACGTTTTGGGTTACCCAGTTCTCTACAGCACTCAGTTCCCAGGTGGCTTCGTACCCTTCCCCGACCTGGGTACCGCTAGCCGTCAAGCCAGTTCGGTGAAACTGCACTCGGGCCTCGTTCTGGATTGAGGGGTTGTTTACGTGCTGCCATGTGTAAGTCTGTTCCATGCGCCGAAGCCTACTGGCCCAGGGAGCTTGTGGTCGATGGCGACAGCTCTAGGGAATCTGAGGTCGCTTCCTTGTGGACTTCAGCTCCGAGCGACGCATCTTCGCTTCTCGACGGCGCCGCACCGAGCCCCTGGTCGGCTTCGTCTTCCGGCGCGGAGGAGGCGGCGGGGCGAGCGCCTCGCGCAGCAGGGCGGCCAAACGCTCGCGCGCCTCGGCGCGGTTGCGGATCTGCGACCGTTGGTTCGACGCGGCCACGGTGAGGACGGTGCCGTCCAGGCGGTGTCCGAGGTTGCGCAAGATGCGGCGGCGTTGGGCGTCGGAAAGCGATGCGCACGCCGCGACATCGAGGGAGAGCTGCACCTTGCTGTCGGTGGTGTTGACGCCCTGGCCGCCCGGGCCCGACGACTTGGCGAACCGCTCCGTCAGGTCGACGGCGGCTATGACCACGCCGCCGGGGATCCCCGGGCCGGGAGCGATGGTCAGGTCCTTCATGCCGCCCACCCTACGTTTTCGCCTCCTGTGTCAACAGCTTCCGATTCTTTAGCACCCCAACTCGCGACAAATCTCGTCCGTAGTGAACCTCTCACCGGAGTCGAACTCGAGAGCACCACGAAGTTCGTCAACATTTTGGAGGTCTTCGACTTTTTCCATGATGGCTGCCGTTCGCGCAGGCGCCGTGGGGCGCGCACTTCGGTGTCGTCGAGGACAAGTTCGGACTCGCCTGGAACATCACTACTGGCGACGGAAGGTAGGTCGCGGGGTGGGGCGGAGCGCCGTCGAGAAGCAAGTGCGCTACCGTCCCGGCAACACCACGGTGGGGTACTTGCGCACGTAGCCCACCGCGATGATGACAAGCGCCGCGATCGCACCGATGACAGTTTCCGCGGTACGGGCGAGCAGCATCGGCGCGACGGGGGCGGCGTCGACGACCTGAATCATGAGCAGCGCCGTCGGGGTGATAAACGTCGCCGCGATGGTGTAGTTGCGGGTCACGTACATCTCGGTGAGGTACTGCAAAATTACAATCCACACGACGATCTGCCAGCCCTGCATCGGGTGTGACAGCAGGAAACCGGCGGCCGCGATGCCGGTCAGGGTGCCCAGCACGCGCTCGATCGCCCGGTAGTACTGCACCTTGAACCGGGAGTTCACCAGCGGCGCAACCGCGGCGACCATCGCCCAGTAGGAATGCGATAGCGGGTCGAAGATCGTCACCGAAATCAGGCCCAGCACGCCGGCGAGCAGCGGGGCGAAAAAGAAGCGGCGCGCCTCGACGCGCAGGCGCCGCCAGGGAACACGGCCCGCGTCGGGGGCGCGGGAGGGGTGCTCGGTTTCCTTCGCGTCGCCGCCCGGGCCCTCGCCGATGAGGTGGGACAGCTGCCCCAGCGCAACGCACAACAACGCTGCGCTACCGGCGATGGCGAAGGCGAGCGCCGGGTGGACCGGGTTGTTGAGGGAGCCGACCGCGGCGACAGAAAACACCACGAACACGGAACCGGTCGGCTTCATGTCGTTCGCCAGCGCCACCGTCGCCCACGCCGAGGACACCAGGGCGGTGGCGGCGATGAGCAGCCAGGGACTCAAATCCAACCACGCAATCGTCGCGCCGAGAGTAACCGACAGCGTTAAGGCGGAACCCGCGAGGATGTGATGCTTCAGCCGCACCTGGCGTGTGGCGTGGCGCCCGTAGACCCCGGTGAACGCGCCGAAATTCGCGTAGATAGCAAGGTCCAGCCGGCCGAGCGCAAGCAGGGTAAACATCGCGGCCGCAACGCCGAGCGCGACGCGGAACGCCGGGATGTGGTCGCGCCGCGCAGGGCCCATCTCAAACAGCGGGCTGAAGTGGTGCAACCGTGGACCTCCCAAACGCGTTCGTGAATTTTTCCGGCGGAGAGTCTAGCGCGGTGGGCGCGGCGACGCGGACTCGTGCCTCTGCACATATCAACCGCGAGGCATACCATGGCCCAGTTAGCCCACACGCAACAAAGACAAGGAGCATGCCGCAGTGTCCCGCACCGGGAATTTCTTTTTCGCCGCCCGCAATCAACCGAACTACGCGTGGTGGAGGCCCCTCGGCGAAATCCTCGCGGTGGCCGTCCTCGCTGTGCTGTTTACGGGAGTGCTCGACCTGTCGTTGGAAGCTGCGGGCGTGGACACCTCCAGCGGCGCGGCCGACAAGTACTTCGGCTACGGGTCGGTGATTGTGGAGATCCTCGCGGTGCTTGTCGCCGTCCGCTTCATCGGGCGCCGGCCGGCCGCGTCGGTGTTCACCGGGCAGCCGGGCACGAAGCCGTGGGTGCCCTTTGCGGCTTTCGCGGTGGCCCTGGTGGTTATCTCTGTGGTCATGTCGCTGGTGGGCGTGTACGGATACGGCGCGTCGTGGGGTCAGGTGGTCGGCAACATCGGCGCCGACTTCCCGGTTGAGCTGGTCGCGCTGCTGTTCGCCGCGCTCGCCGAGGAGATGACGTTCCGCGGCGTGTTCCTCCAGGCGTTCACCGCGTGGACCCGGAACCCGGTGATCGGCGCGCTGCTCGCTGCGGTCCCGTTCGTCCTCGTGCACCCGCAGGCGTACGGCTCCCCGGTCGGCATCGCGCACTACGTCGCCGACGCGCTGCTGTTTACCCTGCTGGTGTGGGTGTTCAACGGGATCTGGGTGGCGGTGGCCGTGCACCTGGCCTGGAATACGTTCGGCACGGTCCAGGACCTTGGATTGCCCACCTCGGCCGCGGCCACCGCAGCGAGCTTCGTCGCCATGGCGGCCGCGACTGCACTGGTCATAGCTCTCTTCCGGCGAAAGGCGTCGGCGCAGCCCGCCGCGTAGCCGCCTCCGCTACCATCGCGCTTGTGTTGGAAGTGCTACGCATATTCACCCGCCTCGGCCTGACATCCTTCGGCGGGCCGACGGCGCATTTGGGGTACTTCCGGGACGAGTTCGTGGAGAAGCGAAAGTGGCTCAGCGACGACGAATACGCCGACCTCGTCGCCCTGTGCCAGTTCATGCCGGGGCCCGCATCGAGCCAGGTCGGCATGGCAATCGGCCTCAAGCGCGCGGGCTACGGCGGCATGCTCGCGGCGTTTTTGGGCTTCACGCTGCCGAGTGTGGTCCTCATGGTCGCGTTCGCGCTCGGCGTGACGCGCCTCGGCGACATCTCGCACGCAGGCTGGCTCGCGGGGCTCAAGGCGGCGGCGGTCGCGGTCGTCGCGCAGGCGGTGATGGGGATGGCCAAAAGCATCGTCACGGACCGGTTGCGCGCGGCCGTCGCGCTCGCCGCCTTCCTCATCGTCCTGCTCGTCCCACACCCGGCGGCCCAGGTCGGCGCGATCGTTGCGGGCATGCTCGTGGCCAGCTTCGCACTTTCGCCTATCGACGCCCTTCCGGCCCCCAACCGCACCTCCACCGCCAGCCGCACCGTAGGGATTGTCAGCTTGGGAGTGTTCGCGGCCCTGCTCGCGCTGCTTCCGCTGGCTGGGCGCATGGGCACGAGCTGGGGGATGTTCGACAGCTTCTACCGCTCCGGCGCCCTCGTCTTCGGCGGCGGACACGTGGTGCTGCCGCTGTTGGAGCAGGCCACGGTGCCCACCGGCCTGGCGGACCACGACACCTTCCTCGCCGGCTACGGCGCCGCCCAGGCGGTGCCCGGCCCGCTGTTCACCTTCGCCTCGTTCCTGGGCGCCTCGGCCCAGGGCGTGCACTGGCTGTGGGGCGCGACCCTGGCCACGGTGGCGATCTTCCTGCCTGCGGCGCTCTTGGTCGTCGGGATCATGCCGTTCTGGGACCGGCTGCGCGCCAACCCGCGCGCGGCCGCAGCCCTCGCCGGCGCGAATGCGGCCGTGGTGGGCATCCTCGCCGCGGCGCTGTACACCCCGGTGTTCACCTCCGGCATCCATGGGCCGGCCACGATGGCGGTGGCGGCCGCGGCGTTCGTGGCGCTGAAAAACTTCAAGGCCCCGGCCTGGGCGGTGGTCATCGGCGCCGCGGCGGTTGGGCAGGTGGTGTTGTGATTCGGATGGCGACGGTGGGGGAGGCGGAGCTCGTCGCAAAGCTGTTGCACGATTTCAACACCGAGTTCGACACCCCGGTGCCCGACAACTTAGAACGCAGGTTCGCGCAGCTCATCGCCCGCGACGACGTGATCGTGGTGCTGGCGGGCGAGGTCGGGTTCGCGTATTTAACGCTGCGGCCAAGCCCGTACTACGACGGCCCGGTGGCGATGCTGGAGGAGCTCTACGTCGCCCCGGCGCACCGCGGCCGCGGGCTGGGCACGCAGATGATGGCGCGGGTGCTGTCTGAGTTCGAAGCGCGAGGGGCGGGCGAGATGCAGATCAACGTCGACGAGGTCGACGCGGGCGCTCGCCGGTTCTACGAGCGGCACGGCTTCACCAACATCGAGGCTGGATCAAGGATGCTGCTGTATATCCGGGAGCTGTAGCGTAAAGGCATGCACGCGACCGATCTGCTCGACGTCATCTACACCGCCGGTGTCGTCTTCGACGGGCTGTCCACCAGCCGTCCTGCCACCGACCGCTACCTGCGCTCGGGCGATACGGACGGGGTGCGTGGCCGCGGTGATCTGGCGTTGCTGCAGGACCTGGAGGCGGCGGCGGAGTTCGTCATCGCCACCGCCGGCGAGCCAATTACCGCGGCCTATCTTGGGCGCATCAATGCGCAGCTCACCCGCAGCGCCGCGCTCAACCCTGGAAAGCTGCGCCGGGCGGAACAGGGCATCGGCGTGCACACCGCCCACGGCCGGCACGAACCCGCGGCGCTCACGGCTGAAGAGCTCGACGCGCTCATGCAACAGCAGCTCAAGCTTGACGACTCCCTCCGGTCCGCCGCACACCTCTTCGTCGAAGTCGCTCGAGCCCAGCCTTTCGAAGACGGCAACAAACGCACCGCGATCTTCGCCGCGAACAGTTACTTAATCGGCCAGGGGGCAGGTGTGCTGATGGCGGTGCCGCACGACGACGCGGACCCGTCGGTGAGCCGCGAGTTTCACGACCTGCTCGCTCGGGCCTACGTCTTCGGCGAGACAGGACCGGTAGTGGAAGCCCTGGTCCGGCACAACTCGCGCCAATAGGGAATACTTAACCCCCATGACGAGTAAGAACCAAGCAGAAGTGACCCAAACCGTGATCCTCCCGCAGTCGCGGGACGCGCTGTTTATCACCCTCGGCTTCAAGGAGGGCGGCGAGCAGGCGGCGCTGGATGTGCTTTCCAGCCTGTCCAGCCTGACCAACGGCGTGGGTTTCCGCTACCCGGAGGCGCACTTAAGCGCGGTGGCCGGCGTCGGCGCGAAGATGTGGGACCGCCTCTTCGCGCTGGACAAGCCGGAGCACCTGCACGAGTTCGTGGAACTTCAGGGCGCGAAGCACCACGCGCCGTCCACCCCGGGCGATCTGTTCTTCCACATCCGCTCCGACGAGTTCGACGTCGCCTTCGAGCTGGCGCGCCGCATCAACGCGATCGTTGAGGACGCGATCGACTACCACGACGAGGTCCACGCCTTCCAGTACCAGGACTTCCGCGACCCGCTCGGCTTCGTCGACGGCACCGAAAGCCCCCGCGGCCAGGAGGGCGTCGAGGTGGCGATCATCCGCGACGGCATTTGGAAGGGCGGCAGCTACATCGTCGAGCAGAAGTACGTGCACAACCTCAAAGACTGGAACACCCTGCCGGTGGAGGAGCAGGAGCGGGTCATCGGCCGCACGAAGCACTCCGACATCGAGCTGGACGAGAAGGCCCCGAACAGCCACGTGGCCGTCAACCAGGTCGAGGACGAGGACGGCAACGGCCTGGAGATCGTGCGTAACAACCTCTCGTTCGGTGACGCGCTGGGCAAGCAGGGCACCTTCTTCATGAGCTACGCCCGCGACCCCCGAGTCACCGAGGTGATGCTGCGGCGCATGTTCATCGGCGAGCCGGAGGGCAACTACGACCGCATCCTGGACTTCTCCGAGGCGCTGACCGGCTGCAACTTCTTCGCCCCGCCGCG harbors:
- the cmtR gene encoding Cd(II)/Pb(II)-sensing metalloregulatory transcriptional regulator CmtR — translated: MLTIASRLDVMNRLGRAMADPTRSRILMTLLDGPSYPAVLSRDLGLTRSNVSNHLTCLRDCGIVVAEPEGRKTRYEIADPHLAAALNALVNATLAVDENAPCIDPECSVPGCGEKGADA
- a CDS encoding Fic family protein, giving the protein MHATDLLDVIYTAGVVFDGLSTSRPATDRYLRSGDTDGVRGRGDLALLQDLEAAAEFVIATAGEPITAAYLGRINAQLTRSAALNPGKLRRAEQGIGVHTAHGRHEPAALTAEELDALMQQQLKLDDSLRSAAHLFVEVARAQPFEDGNKRTAIFAANSYLIGQGAGVLMAVPHDDADPSVSREFHDLLARAYVFGETGPVVEALVRHNSRQ
- a CDS encoding Dyp-type peroxidase gives rise to the protein MTSKNQAEVTQTVILPQSRDALFITLGFKEGGEQAALDVLSSLSSLTNGVGFRYPEAHLSAVAGVGAKMWDRLFALDKPEHLHEFVELQGAKHHAPSTPGDLFFHIRSDEFDVAFELARRINAIVEDAIDYHDEVHAFQYQDFRDPLGFVDGTESPRGQEGVEVAIIRDGIWKGGSYIVEQKYVHNLKDWNTLPVEEQERVIGRTKHSDIELDEKAPNSHVAVNQVEDEDGNGLEIVRNNLSFGDALGKQGTFFMSYARDPRVTEVMLRRMFIGEPEGNYDRILDFSEALTGCNFFAPPRVFLDHCADYAHAHLRGEGGGEPNQPAINLPQGKAVFPDRADVPTSHNAEDVEAAKARFEGALRREQ
- a CDS encoding putative glycolipid-binding domain-containing protein; the encoded protein is MEQTYTWQHVNNPSIQNEARVQFHRTGLTASGTQVGEGYEATWELSAVENWVTQNVEVNVVGDGWERHLELTRTKDGEWTSTTKESGTQPNGLPSPGIVQPADLETALDCDLGLCPLTNTMPIRRLGLLEEDVSKTPLIMAWIDMPSLQVIASDQYYSSIDSHKVRYASGTRGVDVELEVDEDGVVVYYPDMARRI
- the arfB gene encoding alternative ribosome rescue aminoacyl-tRNA hydrolase ArfB, which codes for MKDLTIAPGPGIPGGVVIAAVDLTERFAKSSGPGGQGVNTTDSKVQLSLDVAACASLSDAQRRRILRNLGHRLDGTVLTVAASNQRSQIRNRAEARERLAALLREALAPPPPPRRKTKPTRGSVRRRREAKMRRSELKSTRKRPQIP
- a CDS encoding CPBP family intramembrane glutamic endopeptidase, yielding MSRTGNFFFAARNQPNYAWWRPLGEILAVAVLAVLFTGVLDLSLEAAGVDTSSGAADKYFGYGSVIVEILAVLVAVRFIGRRPAASVFTGQPGTKPWVPFAAFAVALVVISVVMSLVGVYGYGASWGQVVGNIGADFPVELVALLFAALAEEMTFRGVFLQAFTAWTRNPVIGALLAAVPFVLVHPQAYGSPVGIAHYVADALLFTLLVWVFNGIWVAVAVHLAWNTFGTVQDLGLPTSAAATAASFVAMAAATALVIALFRRKASAQPAA
- a CDS encoding FUSC family protein, producing the protein MHHFSPLFEMGPARRDHIPAFRVALGVAAAMFTLLALGRLDLAIYANFGAFTGVYGRHATRQVRLKHHILAGSALTLSVTLGATIAWLDLSPWLLIAATALVSSAWATVALANDMKPTGSVFVVFSVAAVGSLNNPVHPALAFAIAGSAALLCVALGQLSHLIGEGPGGDAKETEHPSRAPDAGRVPWRRLRVEARRFFFAPLLAGVLGLISVTIFDPLSHSYWAMVAAVAPLVNSRFKVQYYRAIERVLGTLTGIAAAGFLLSHPMQGWQIVVWIVILQYLTEMYVTRNYTIAATFITPTALLMIQVVDAAPVAPMLLARTAETVIGAIAALVIIAVGYVRKYPTVVLPGR
- a CDS encoding type II toxin-antitoxin system RelE/ParE family toxin, which gives rise to MIQSFADKDTERLWNRERVRSIDSRIHSVALRKLRQLGYAQTLDELRIPPGNRLEALKGDRRGQFSIRINDQWRICFRWSAAGPEEVEIVDYH
- a CDS encoding VOC family protein encodes the protein MSDPNLTIRQITFDCHDPSRLAEFWSAAAGCEIAADYGDFVMVDSTPALGFQRVEDPTPGKNRMHIDVGGAERETLVERLTDLGATELTTHEAPGLVWTVMQDPEGNEFCVGSPEA
- a CDS encoding GNAT family N-acetyltransferase; amino-acid sequence: MATVGEAELVAKLLHDFNTEFDTPVPDNLERRFAQLIARDDVIVVLAGEVGFAYLTLRPSPYYDGPVAMLEELYVAPAHRGRGLGTQMMARVLSEFEARGAGEMQINVDEVDAGARRFYERHGFTNIEAGSRMLLYIREL
- the chrA gene encoding chromate efflux transporter — translated: MALVLEVLRIFTRLGLTSFGGPTAHLGYFRDEFVEKRKWLSDDEYADLVALCQFMPGPASSQVGMAIGLKRAGYGGMLAAFLGFTLPSVVLMVAFALGVTRLGDISHAGWLAGLKAAAVAVVAQAVMGMAKSIVTDRLRAAVALAAFLIVLLVPHPAAQVGAIVAGMLVASFALSPIDALPAPNRTSTASRTVGIVSLGVFAALLALLPLAGRMGTSWGMFDSFYRSGALVFGGGHVVLPLLEQATVPTGLADHDTFLAGYGAAQAVPGPLFTFASFLGASAQGVHWLWGATLATVAIFLPAALLVVGIMPFWDRLRANPRAAAALAGANAAVVGILAAALYTPVFTSGIHGPATMAVAAAAFVALKNFKAPAWAVVIGAAAVGQVVL
- a CDS encoding HigA family addiction module antitoxin, with protein sequence MEDFLKEMEITQHKLAVSIGVPPRRINEIVHGKRAVTADTALRLAKFFEMSPQFWLGLQAQYDLDVAEDKILAEIERIQPFQAASA